A window of the Tiliqua scincoides isolate rTilSci1 chromosome 5, rTilSci1.hap2, whole genome shotgun sequence genome harbors these coding sequences:
- the WAC gene encoding WW domain-containing adapter protein with coiled-coil isoform X4: protein MRDTTDPSPPNKMLRRSDSPENKYGDNTGHSKVKSMHAHRVRERDGGTSYSPQENSHNHSTLHSSNSHSSNPSNNPSKTSDASYDSADDWSEHISSSGKKYYYNCRTEVSQWEKPKEWLEREQRQKEASKMSVNSFPKDRDYRREVMQATAASGFASGMEEKHSSDAANMLPQNILSQTSRHNDRDYRLPRTETHSSSTPVQHPIKSVVHPSAAPSSVPPSPFSLQSDHQPKKSFDANGASSKLPTPTSSIPSQKTERKSLSESVSMDKPLSHSCTTPSTSTASGLNPASAPTSSASAVPVSPVSQSPIPPLLQDPNLLRQLLPALQATLQLNNSNVDISKINEVLTAAVTQASLQSILHKILTAGPSAFNITSLISQAAQLSTQAQPSNQSPMSLTSDASSPRSYVSPRISTPQTNTVPLKPLMSTPPVSSQPKVTTPGVKQGPVSQSASQQAAIADKQQGHEPASPRSLQRSSSGSPAEGHTGQPAPLGACCRDSAQRSPSPGPNHNSNTSASNTTAPQNASARPTCSLTPTLAAHFNENLIKHVQGWPADHAEKQASRLREEAHNMGSVHMSEICTELKNLRSLVRVCEIQATLREQRILFLRQQIKELEKLKNQNSFMV, encoded by the exons GGACCAGTTATTCTCCACAAGAAAATTCTCATAACCACAGTACTCTGCATAGTTCAAATTCACACTCTTCTAATCCTAGCAATAATCCAAGCAAGACTTCTGATGCA TCCTACGATTCAGCAGATGACTGGTCTGAGCACATTAGTTCTTCTGGCAAAAAGTACTACTATAATTGCCGAACAGAAGTTTCACAGTGGGAAAAACCGAAAGAATGGCTTGAAAG AGAACAGAGACAAAAAGAAGCAAGCAAAATGTCTGTCAACAGTTTTCCAAAAGACAGGGATTACAGAAGAGAGGTGATGCAGGCGACTGCTGCCAGTGGATTTGCTAGTGGAA TGGAAGAGAAGCATTCCAGTGATGCTGCTAATATGCTCCCACAGAATATTTTGTCTCAGACAAGCAGACACAACGACAGAGACTACAGACTGCCAAGAACAGAGACTCACAGTAGTTCTACCCCAGTACAGCATCCCATCAAATCAGTGGTTCACCCATCTGCTGCCCCAAGTTCTGTTCCCCCTAGTCCATTTTCTCTACAGTCTGACCATCAGCCAAAGAAATCATTTGATGCGAATGGAGCATCATCAAAACTGCCTACACCCACTTCTTCCATCCCTTCACAGAAGACTGAGAGAAAAAGCTTGTCAG AATCTGTCTCTATGGACAAGCCGCTCTCCCATTCGTGCACAACCCCTTCCACTTCgactgcatctggcctgaatCCAGCTTCTGCACCAACTTCATCTGCTTCTGCAGTTCCTGTTTCGCCTGTCTCACAGTCGCCAATTCCTCCATTGCTTCAGGACCCAAATCTCCTCCGGCAGTTATTACCTGCTCTTCAAGCCACCTTGCAGCTTAATAATTCTAATGTAGATATATCCAAAATAAATGAAG TTCTTACAGCTGCTGTGACACAAGCTTCTCTACAATCTATACTTCATAAAATTCTCACTGCTGGACCATCTGCTTTTAATATAACTTCCCTGATTTCTCAAGCAGCACAGCTTTCCACACAAG CTCAACCATCTAATCAGTCCCCAATGTCCTTAACATCGGATGCCTCATCACCAAGGTCATATGTATCTCCAAGGATAAGCACGCCTCAAACTAACACAGTTCCTCTGAAACCTTTGATGAGTACGCCCCCTGTATCCTCACAGCCAAAG GTTACTACCCCAGGTGTTAAGCAAGGACCAGTTTCACAGTCAGCATCTCAACAGGCTGCAATTGCTGACAAACAACAAGGTCATGAACCTGCTTCTCCTAGAAGTCTTCAGCGTTCAAG ctcggggagccctgcagagggtcacacAGGGCAGCCagcacccctgggagcctgctgcagggACAG TGCTCAGAGAAGTCCATCTCCTGGTCCAAACCATAACTCCAATACAAGTGCGTCAAATACAACAGCACCACAGAATGCATCAGCACGGCCTACATGTTCATTGACACCCACATTAGCGGCACATTTCAATGAAAATCTTATAAAGCATGTCCAAGGATGGCCTGCAGATCATGCAGAAAAGCAG GCATCAAGATTACGAGAAGAAGCTCACAACATGGGAAGTGTTCACATGTCAGAAATATGTACTGAATTAAAAAACTTAAGATCTTTAGTTCGAGTATGTGAAATACAAGCAACTTTGCGTGAGCAAAG GATACTATTTTTGAGACAACAAATTAAAGAACTTGAAAAACTAAAGAATCAGAATTCCTTCATGGTGTGA